Proteins encoded within one genomic window of Pararhizobium capsulatum DSM 1112:
- a CDS encoding sensor histidine kinase: MSVLRNIAGKMASRVDDVARLWLPPRIAGEPARDREFAVIRSIAASALVAFPAVPLALCAMLPASLALPVGAGLVTSAALLASVGAVSYLRGQSALMVQAAVPEVSAVAQGACYDFFAGLVTVHDIRGTVTAVHGRDAAAYLTWMRDPAGRGFLDQIHVSDRLLFLTAIDTLRQGNGQAVVEIRFERPSLSAEGDQFVHMRCEMTAIFAGESSDAALSSILVQSFDISDEARLREEAAHKAALAESANDAKSRFLAAVSHELRTPLNAILGFSDILSGEYFGKLENDRQREYVKLINQSGSHLLSVVNTMLDMSKIEAGRYELIPELFPIADAVKACEGMLALQAREKGVQLTSRLMRGIGDVNADERAIHQILINLVGNAIKFTDAGGLVTIDADTTHDTLRLVVSDTGIGIAHNKLALIGQPFVQVQNDYTRKYEGTGLGLSLVKGLVALHGGSFEIASRAGEGTVVTVTIPLDGSGIVTGEQATLDRVAATGTMVEFPPRLKDRVETREILDLDKTHGATSAARSSEGPQHGATKAKTA, from the coding sequence GTGAGCGTATTGCGTAACATAGCCGGCAAGATGGCGTCCCGCGTGGACGACGTCGCGCGCCTCTGGCTGCCGCCGCGTATTGCCGGCGAGCCGGCGAGGGATCGCGAGTTTGCCGTCATCCGCAGCATTGCCGCGTCCGCTCTGGTTGCCTTCCCCGCTGTTCCGCTCGCACTCTGCGCCATGCTTCCCGCCTCCCTGGCCCTGCCTGTCGGCGCGGGCCTCGTAACATCTGCAGCACTTCTGGCGTCCGTCGGCGCCGTCTCCTATCTGCGAGGTCAATCCGCACTGATGGTGCAGGCTGCCGTTCCCGAGGTGAGCGCCGTAGCGCAGGGCGCTTGTTACGACTTCTTTGCGGGCCTCGTGACCGTCCACGATATTCGCGGCACGGTAACGGCCGTTCACGGTCGCGATGCTGCGGCCTATCTGACCTGGATGCGCGACCCGGCCGGCCGCGGTTTCCTCGATCAGATCCACGTGTCTGATCGTCTTCTCTTCCTGACGGCGATCGACACGCTGCGGCAGGGCAACGGACAGGCAGTGGTGGAAATCCGCTTCGAACGTCCGAGCCTTTCGGCCGAGGGTGATCAGTTCGTACACATGCGCTGTGAAATGACCGCTATTTTCGCGGGCGAGAGCAGCGATGCGGCCCTGTCGTCGATCCTCGTTCAATCCTTCGACATCTCGGACGAAGCGCGGTTGCGCGAAGAGGCTGCGCACAAGGCAGCGCTGGCCGAGTCGGCAAACGACGCCAAGTCACGCTTCCTTGCAGCCGTCAGCCACGAACTGCGCACGCCGCTTAATGCCATCCTCGGTTTTTCCGACATCCTGTCCGGCGAGTATTTCGGCAAGCTCGAAAACGACCGTCAGCGGGAATACGTCAAGCTGATCAACCAGTCCGGCTCCCATCTCCTGTCGGTGGTCAACACCATGCTGGACATGAGCAAGATCGAGGCGGGCCGCTACGAACTGATACCGGAACTTTTCCCGATCGCCGACGCCGTCAAGGCTTGCGAGGGCATGCTGGCGTTGCAGGCGCGTGAAAAGGGCGTGCAGCTGACCAGCCGGCTGATGCGGGGCATCGGCGACGTCAACGCCGACGAGCGGGCCATTCATCAGATCCTCATCAACCTCGTTGGCAACGCCATCAAGTTCACCGACGCGGGCGGGCTGGTGACGATCGACGCGGACACGACACACGACACGCTGAGGCTCGTAGTCAGCGATACCGGCATCGGCATCGCCCACAACAAGCTTGCCCTGATCGGCCAGCCGTTCGTCCAAGTGCAGAACGATTATACCCGCAAGTACGAGGGAACGGGGCTTGGTCTTTCGTTGGTCAAGGGACTGGTGGCGCTCCACGGCGGCAGCTTTGAAATTGCAAGCCGCGCCGGCGAAGGCACCGTCGTCACCGTGACGATCCCGCTTGATGGATCGGGCATTGTCACCGGCGAGCAGGCGACGCTGGATCGCGTCGCTGCGACCGGCACGATGGTCGAGTTTCCGCCACGGCTGAAGGATCGGGTGGAAACACGCGAGATACTGGATCTGGATAAAACCCATGGTGCGACAAGCGCCGCAAGAAGCAGCGAGGGGCCGCAGCATGGCGCCACAAAAGCGAAAACAGCCTGA
- a CDS encoding peptidoglycan-binding domain-containing protein, translating into MAPQKRKQPDKKRKTKSRAPSLAMRGLRIVGSGLALGGRLAARNPGPVGGAAAFFVVFSFVAANALWYQPGAHPSPFLRTRLPLTSPDPSRLTTGETSLDPKTVTTFVIKREGEAEAAAEASPDAATPTQSVPQQAAAERPQPSPQADVDSVASIIAGSAPEVDAAQNPKLIASVQEELVRRGFYDGQADGKMGPKTVAAIQVFERQAGRPVTGAASEQLLASLRSARKTVVAAKPDSRPYETVKAEKGELDPVAAAIRQANIDPQYIPKADIPASSELVMNIQRGLVNLAYADVTVDGVAGDQTREAIRHFEKHYRLPPTGEPSETVLRKMKDIGAL; encoded by the coding sequence ATGGCGCCACAAAAGCGAAAACAGCCTGACAAGAAACGAAAAACGAAATCGCGCGCACCGTCTCTTGCGATGCGCGGTCTCCGTATTGTCGGAAGCGGTCTGGCGCTTGGCGGGCGGCTGGCTGCACGAAATCCGGGTCCCGTCGGCGGAGCGGCCGCGTTTTTCGTGGTTTTCTCCTTCGTGGCGGCCAATGCGCTATGGTATCAGCCGGGAGCTCATCCATCACCGTTCCTGCGCACGCGGTTACCTTTGACATCTCCCGATCCGTCGCGTCTCACGACAGGTGAGACGAGCCTCGATCCGAAGACGGTGACGACATTCGTCATCAAACGGGAGGGTGAAGCCGAGGCCGCCGCCGAAGCGTCGCCGGATGCCGCAACGCCGACGCAGTCCGTACCCCAGCAGGCGGCGGCGGAGAGACCGCAGCCGTCCCCACAGGCGGATGTCGATAGCGTTGCCTCGATCATTGCCGGCTCGGCCCCCGAGGTCGATGCCGCACAGAACCCGAAGCTGATCGCCTCGGTTCAGGAGGAACTGGTGCGTCGCGGCTTCTATGATGGCCAGGCCGACGGCAAGATGGGTCCGAAGACTGTAGCCGCCATTCAAGTCTTCGAACGACAGGCCGGACGCCCGGTGACCGGTGCCGCAAGCGAGCAGCTTCTCGCCAGCCTCCGCAGCGCCCGCAAGACGGTTGTCGCAGCCAAGCCCGATTCACGCCCCTATGAAACTGTGAAGGCGGAAAAGGGCGAACTCGATCCCGTCGCCGCCGCCATCCGGCAGGCGAACATCGATCCGCAGTATATTCCCAAGGCCGACATCCCGGCCTCCAGCGAACTGGTCATGAATATCCAGCGCGGACTGGTCAACCTCGCCTATGCCGATGTAACCGTCGATGGCGTGGCTGGTGACCAGACGCGGGAAGCCATCCGTCACTTCGAAAAACACTATCGCCTGCCGCCAACCGGCGAACCGAGCGAAACGGTGTTGCGCAAGATGAAGGATATCGGCGCACTTTGA
- a CDS encoding DUF1491 family protein, producing MRLTSEIFVSALIRRVFSAGGYAAVLRKGSSEAGAIFIRQRTRLGAESLYAPAPQSFFVEEGRADDRLFELRVQADDMLQIDGAIEREVRFDPDCWVVELEVDEIGDLLPFARQDR from the coding sequence ATGCGGCTTACCTCTGAAATATTTGTTTCTGCCCTCATCCGTCGGGTGTTTTCCGCCGGCGGCTACGCTGCCGTCCTGCGCAAGGGGTCGAGCGAGGCCGGGGCGATCTTTATCCGGCAACGGACGCGACTGGGTGCCGAGAGCCTTTATGCACCGGCGCCCCAGAGCTTTTTCGTCGAAGAGGGACGGGCCGACGATCGTCTTTTCGAGTTGCGGGTGCAGGCTGACGATATGCTGCAGATCGACGGCGCGATCGAGCGCGAGGTGCGCTTCGATCCCGACTGCTGGGTCGTGGAACTCGAGGTAGACGAAATCGGCGATCTGCTGCCATTTGCCCGGCAGGATCGCTGA
- a CDS encoding DUF2336 domain-containing protein, giving the protein MATVTSFESLRHPRKSDLHQFAELFHPLFETSSDEARRQAAAALSRCPHVPATVALQIGSAPIGIAAIFLTRAPTIDDAVLLQIVQNQSTAHATAIARRDNLSVRLVDALVDRRQSAAAMPHVPLASDEPAAVEPPAEIAPQQQPVSQEAETTLIREEKLRNEIKALARKTQPRPQAPPRITVEPLDALNEALLVRFARLGEINLFASTLATALNSSSDLAERMLLDVSGLQLSMTLRALGMPDADLRVVLHAFYPDLDQRLGGTTRGDMLMSTLVPDLCRERLLGWLAVDRENDDDAQHQPYLAPERPADPRAQKPVNVGSQRSQRIDRQSARR; this is encoded by the coding sequence TTGGCCACCGTCACCAGCTTCGAAAGCCTGCGTCATCCCCGCAAATCCGACCTGCATCAGTTCGCCGAGCTTTTTCATCCGCTTTTCGAAACATCGAGCGACGAGGCTCGCCGGCAGGCTGCGGCCGCCCTGTCCCGCTGCCCCCATGTGCCCGCCACCGTCGCCCTCCAGATCGGTAGCGCCCCGATCGGTATTGCGGCGATCTTCCTGACCCGCGCACCGACCATCGATGATGCGGTCCTGCTGCAGATCGTCCAGAACCAGAGCACGGCACACGCGACGGCCATCGCGCGGCGCGATAATCTCTCCGTCAGGCTGGTTGATGCCCTTGTTGATCGCCGCCAGTCGGCTGCGGCCATGCCACATGTTCCTCTCGCCAGCGACGAACCTGCCGCGGTCGAGCCACCAGCTGAAATAGCCCCGCAGCAGCAGCCGGTCTCCCAGGAAGCGGAGACAACCCTCATCCGCGAAGAAAAGCTCCGGAACGAAATCAAGGCGCTGGCGCGAAAGACCCAGCCGCGACCGCAAGCGCCCCCTCGGATCACCGTCGAACCGCTCGATGCGCTTAATGAGGCGCTGCTGGTCCGGTTCGCCCGGCTCGGTGAAATCAACCTCTTCGCCTCGACGCTTGCAACGGCCCTGAATTCCAGCTCCGATCTGGCAGAGCGCATGCTGCTCGACGTTTCCGGGCTGCAGCTTTCCATGACGTTGCGCGCACTCGGCATGCCGGATGCGGATCTGCGTGTCGTGCTGCACGCCTTCTACCCCGATCTCGATCAGCGCCTGGGCGGGACAACGCGCGGCGACATGCTGATGTCCACGCTTGTACCCGATCTGTGCAGGGAGCGCCTCCTCGGCTGGCTCGCAGTTGACCGCGAGAATGACGACGACGCCCAACATCAACCATATCTTGCCCCGGAACGACCCGCCGACCCGCGAGCCCAGAAACCGGTCAATGTCGGTTCACAACGCAGCCAGCGCATCGATCGCCAGAGCGCCCGGCGATAG
- a CDS encoding SH3 domain-containing protein yields MTLVAGLSPGLAEAAEGYATANVNMRSGPSTAYPAVTVIPAGAPIEIHGCLADLPWCDVSFYNGRGWVAGRYVQTVYQQNRVYLEPRYYRPLGIPAVTFSVGNYWDRYYQDRPFYRERDRWDRGPDRYDRDRNRDRNQDQFGRDRDRDRNNRDREQAWDREREREQQARDRQREQDQEQARDRQRERDREQARDRPREQDREQSRDRDRNKDRDRNKDRDRNRDDNRQREDDRIKQETLDSILNPFGGGHDGRRRCAPGQENCP; encoded by the coding sequence ATGACGCTCGTGGCGGGCTTGAGCCCCGGTCTTGCAGAGGCAGCCGAGGGCTATGCAACGGCGAACGTCAACATGCGCTCCGGACCAAGCACAGCCTACCCTGCCGTGACCGTCATCCCCGCAGGCGCACCCATCGAAATCCATGGCTGCCTGGCCGATCTGCCGTGGTGCGACGTTTCCTTCTACAATGGCCGAGGCTGGGTCGCCGGGCGATACGTCCAGACCGTCTACCAGCAGAACCGCGTCTATCTGGAACCCCGCTATTACCGCCCCCTCGGCATTCCTGCCGTGACTTTCTCGGTCGGAAACTATTGGGATCGCTACTACCAGGACCGCCCCTTCTATCGCGAACGAGACCGCTGGGACCGCGGCCCTGATCGTTACGATCGCGACCGAAACCGAGACCGTAATCAAGACCAATTTGGTCGCGACAGGGACCGGGATCGCAACAACAGGGACCGTGAACAGGCATGGGACCGTGAACGTGAACGCGAACAGCAGGCAAGAGACCGACAGCGCGAGCAAGATCAGGAGCAGGCCCGAGACAGACAGCGCGAGCGAGACCGCGAGCAAGCGCGAGATCGGCCGCGAGAACAAGACCGGGAACAATCCCGAGATCGTGATCGCAACAAGGATCGTGATCGCAACAAGGACCGCGATCGCAATCGCGATGACAACCGGCAGCGTGAAGACGACCGCATAAAGCAGGAGACCCTGGACAGTATTCTCAACCCCTTTGGTGGAGGCCATGATGGTCGCCGTCGTTGCGCTCCTGGCCAGGAAAATTGCCCGTGA
- a CDS encoding DUF1254 domain-containing protein — protein MYRVLFAVVAGLVGAALLHIVIILALPQFTGKDAYSRVLGLFEMDSFFALSNDPGQTGLSNDDPYLRVAVCAFSVSGGPARFVARGRVPLWFLVIYDENSNEVFSMNDQTAVNGNLDLVMATPIQLVELRKTPSENLAQSIMVEMAGEDGYAVLRALAPTTSYEEIARNFLSESSCEPLRR, from the coding sequence ATGTATAGGGTTTTGTTTGCGGTCGTTGCCGGCCTTGTGGGCGCCGCCCTGCTTCATATCGTCATCATTCTGGCGCTGCCGCAATTTACCGGAAAGGACGCCTATAGCCGCGTCCTCGGGCTTTTCGAGATGGACAGTTTCTTTGCCCTCTCGAACGATCCCGGACAGACGGGCCTCTCCAATGATGATCCTTATCTGCGCGTCGCCGTCTGCGCCTTCTCCGTCAGCGGCGGTCCGGCCCGCTTCGTCGCGCGAGGCCGTGTGCCTCTCTGGTTCTTGGTGATCTATGACGAGAATTCCAATGAGGTTTTCTCGATGAACGACCAGACCGCCGTAAACGGCAATCTGGATTTGGTCATGGCAACACCGATCCAGCTTGTGGAACTGCGCAAGACGCCCAGCGAGAACCTGGCGCAGTCGATTATGGTCGAGATGGCGGGGGAAGATGGCTACGCCGTTTTGCGCGCGCTCGCGCCGACGACAAGCTACGAGGAAATTGCGAGAAATTTCCTGTCAGAATCCAGCTGCGAGCCATTGCGACGCTAG
- a CDS encoding DUF1214 domain-containing protein, whose protein sequence is MFRIPLLVALALSITFGVGILSAVSALKATIGFGAIALGPWVAFPNAQTADTDPYAKAHRARAGKLLYGGAEGLQFTAAKDDNGDTLTTACSYDIVGTTPPARFWTLYTATTGDIPLRPSADLPGAINAWTVLRKRDTSFIIHVSPVARPDNWLAVPRIGAFKMVLTLLDTPAAGSSGVIDLAMPKVVKTGCGNV, encoded by the coding sequence GTGTTCCGCATTCCTCTCCTCGTCGCCCTCGCCCTTTCGATCACCTTCGGTGTCGGTATCCTTTCCGCCGTCTCGGCGTTGAAGGCGACGATCGGCTTCGGGGCGATTGCGCTCGGCCCGTGGGTTGCCTTTCCGAATGCCCAGACGGCGGATACCGACCCTTACGCGAAGGCACACCGCGCGCGGGCGGGAAAACTGCTCTATGGCGGCGCGGAAGGCTTGCAGTTCACGGCTGCCAAGGATGACAATGGCGACACGCTGACCACCGCCTGCTCCTACGATATTGTGGGCACGACCCCGCCGGCGCGCTTCTGGACGCTCTACACGGCAACAACAGGGGATATCCCCTTGCGGCCGAGCGCCGACTTGCCCGGCGCCATCAACGCATGGACGGTCCTTCGCAAACGGGACACTTCCTTCATCATCCACGTATCGCCCGTGGCTCGGCCGGACAACTGGCTGGCCGTCCCGCGCATCGGCGCGTTCAAAATGGTCCTGACGCTGCTGGACACTCCCGCGGCCGGCTCTTCCGGTGTGATCGATCTGGCTATGCCGAAGGTCGTCAAGACGGGGTGCGGCAATGTATAG
- a CDS encoding transglycosylase domain-containing protein translates to MQEEIPEEAPRKKRHILLRIDSWIDSTVWNAGFRLAVWWEDITIFFRRFRTRGWKKVLFEILGEGMTWGTVGSVLLLALALPAFDETTGNWRAQSDFAVTFLDRYGNEIGHRGIIHEDSVPIDELPDTLIKAVLATEDRRFFDHYGIDFLGLARAMTINAQAGGVVQGGSTLTQQLAKNLFLSNERTIERKIKEAFLAVWLECNLSKKEILRLYLDRAYMGGGTFGAAAASQFYFGKNITDINLAESAMLAGLFKAPARYAPHVNLPAARARANEVLTNLVQGGLMTEGQVIAARLNPATVVDRAQVRAPDFFLDWAFDEVQRIAAPFAQHSLIVRTTIDMGLQQAAEESLESSLRQYGESYKVKQGAMVMVENGGGVRAMVGGRDYGESQFNRATKALRQPGSSFKVYTYSAAMEKGFKPDSLISDAPITWRGWSPQNYGRSYAGRITLLTAIAKSINTVPVRLAKEELGTEIIAATAKKMGVETPIRTDKTMPLGTSEVTVLDQATAYAVFPAGGMQSRRHGISQILNYDGDILYDFGRDAPPAKRVLTEQANASMNYMLTQIPIIGTARKAALDHGIVMGGKTGTTQAYRDAWFVGFTGDYTTAVWFGNDDYTSTNNMTGGSLPAMAFKRLMDYAEQGIEHRAIPGIENPLPDPKAEKPVAANAKPDENALPPLIRPRSLSAEVTRLLKSLGEKFDTAPPLKASATGKVAEIEMRPTIQNASTEPVDAASN, encoded by the coding sequence GTGCAGGAAGAAATCCCGGAGGAAGCCCCTCGCAAGAAGCGCCATATCCTGCTGCGCATCGATTCCTGGATCGATTCGACGGTGTGGAATGCCGGCTTCCGCCTCGCCGTCTGGTGGGAAGACATCACCATCTTCTTCCGCCGTTTTCGCACGCGCGGATGGAAGAAGGTGCTGTTCGAAATCCTCGGCGAAGGCATGACCTGGGGCACGGTCGGCTCCGTGCTGCTCCTGGCGCTCGCTCTTCCCGCCTTCGACGAGACCACGGGCAACTGGCGGGCGCAAAGCGATTTCGCGGTCACTTTCCTTGATCGCTACGGCAACGAGATCGGCCACCGCGGCATCATCCACGAGGATTCGGTGCCCATCGACGAATTGCCGGATACGCTGATCAAGGCCGTGCTCGCCACCGAAGACCGGCGCTTCTTCGATCACTACGGCATTGATTTCTTAGGCCTCGCCCGCGCCATGACCATCAACGCCCAGGCCGGCGGTGTCGTCCAGGGCGGCTCGACACTCACCCAGCAGCTTGCGAAGAACCTGTTCCTGTCGAACGAACGCACCATCGAGCGCAAGATCAAGGAAGCCTTCCTCGCCGTCTGGCTGGAATGCAACCTGTCGAAAAAGGAAATCCTGCGGCTCTATCTCGACCGCGCCTATATGGGCGGCGGCACGTTTGGCGCAGCCGCAGCCTCCCAGTTCTATTTCGGCAAGAACATCACCGATATCAATCTGGCCGAAAGCGCCATGCTCGCGGGCCTGTTCAAGGCCCCGGCCCGCTATGCCCCGCACGTCAACCTGCCCGCCGCCCGCGCCCGCGCCAACGAAGTTCTGACCAATCTCGTCCAGGGCGGCCTGATGACCGAGGGCCAGGTGATCGCCGCCCGCCTCAATCCGGCAACGGTGGTCGATCGCGCCCAGGTTCGCGCGCCCGATTTCTTCCTCGATTGGGCCTTTGACGAAGTCCAGCGCATCGCCGCTCCGTTCGCCCAGCATTCGCTGATCGTGCGCACCACCATCGACATGGGCCTGCAGCAGGCAGCCGAAGAGTCTCTGGAATCCAGCCTCCGGCAATATGGCGAAAGCTACAAGGTCAAGCAGGGTGCCATGGTCATGGTCGAAAACGGTGGCGGTGTGCGCGCCATGGTTGGTGGCCGGGATTATGGCGAAAGCCAGTTTAACCGCGCGACCAAGGCGTTGCGCCAGCCGGGCTCCTCCTTCAAGGTCTACACTTACTCCGCTGCGATGGAGAAGGGGTTCAAGCCGGATTCGCTGATCAGCGATGCGCCGATCACCTGGCGTGGCTGGTCGCCGCAGAACTACGGCCGTAGCTATGCCGGCCGCATCACGCTTCTGACCGCGATTGCCAAGTCGATCAACACCGTTCCCGTACGCCTCGCCAAGGAGGAACTCGGCACGGAAATCATCGCCGCAACGGCCAAGAAGATGGGCGTCGAGACGCCCATCCGTACCGACAAGACCATGCCGCTCGGTACGTCCGAGGTCACGGTCCTCGATCAGGCCACGGCCTATGCCGTCTTCCCGGCGGGTGGCATGCAGTCACGCCGCCACGGCATCAGCCAGATCCTGAATTATGACGGCGATATTCTCTACGATTTCGGCCGCGACGCTCCGCCCGCCAAGCGGGTGCTGACCGAACAGGCCAATGCCTCGATGAACTACATGCTGACCCAGATCCCGATCATAGGCACCGCGCGCAAGGCCGCCCTCGATCACGGCATCGTCATGGGCGGCAAGACCGGCACCACCCAGGCTTACCGTGATGCGTGGTTCGTCGGCTTCACCGGCGACTACACCACCGCCGTCTGGTTCGGGAACGACGACTATACATCGACCAACAACATGACAGGCGGCTCGCTGCCCGCCATGGCCTTCAAACGCCTGATGGATTACGCCGAGCAAGGCATCGAACACCGCGCCATCCCCGGCATCGAAAACCCGCTGCCCGATCCCAAGGCGGAAAAGCCGGTTGCCGCCAATGCCAAGCCGGATGAAAACGCGCTGCCGCCGCTCATACGTCCCCGCTCACTCTCGGCCGAGGTCACCCGCCTCCTGAAATCGCTGGGCGAAAAATTCGACACGGCTCCCCCGCTCAAGGCGTCGGCCACCGGAAAGGTCGCGGAGATTGAAATGCGCCCGACCATCCAAAACGCCAGCACGGAGCCTGTCGATGCCGCAAGCAACTGA
- a CDS encoding YcgN family cysteine cluster protein — protein MGAEPFWKTKSLAEMSATEWESLCDGCGLCCLNKLEDWDTGEIAWTNIGCTLLDGESCRCRDYPNRQATVPDCLQLTPEMVAELSWLPPTCGYRLVRDGHDLYWWHPLVSGDPDTVHVAGISARGRTVSEDDVDIDDYEEYLVEWPLTVGEESRARGPAEKA, from the coding sequence ATGGGGGCCGAGCCCTTCTGGAAAACGAAATCGCTTGCCGAGATGTCAGCCACGGAGTGGGAAAGCCTCTGTGACGGCTGCGGGCTCTGTTGTCTCAACAAGCTGGAAGACTGGGACACCGGCGAAATCGCCTGGACCAATATCGGCTGCACGCTGCTCGACGGCGAGAGCTGTCGCTGTCGAGACTACCCGAACCGGCAAGCGACCGTGCCGGACTGTCTGCAGTTGACGCCGGAGATGGTGGCCGAGCTTTCCTGGCTGCCGCCGACCTGCGGCTACCGGCTCGTTCGCGACGGACACGATCTTTACTGGTGGCATCCGCTGGTTTCCGGTGATCCGGATACGGTGCATGTAGCCGGGATTTCGGCGCGCGGGCGGACTGTCAGCGAGGATGATGTCGATATTGATGACTATGAGGAATATCTGGTGGAGTGGCCGTTGACGGTGGGTGAGGAGAGCCGGGCGAGGGGGCCGGCGGAGAAGGCTTGA
- a CDS encoding MmcQ/YjbR family DNA-binding protein, with amino-acid sequence MRTEDLERRALSLPGAIESAHFGKRDFRVGKRIFMSLPEPGRAVFKFTPDQQRFLLETEPGLCNAAPGGWGIKGWTSVYFTDAEEDIIGSVMETAWRNVAPRDLQQVEA; translated from the coding sequence ATGAGAACGGAAGATCTGGAAAGGCGGGCCTTGAGCCTGCCCGGGGCGATTGAAAGCGCCCATTTCGGCAAACGCGATTTCCGCGTCGGCAAGCGCATCTTCATGAGCCTGCCCGAACCCGGCCGCGCCGTCTTCAAGTTCACGCCTGACCAGCAGCGTTTCCTCCTGGAAACCGAACCCGGCCTCTGCAACGCCGCCCCGGGCGGCTGGGGCATAAAAGGCTGGACCTCCGTCTATTTCACCGATGCCGAGGAAGACATCATCGGCAGTGTGATGGAAACCGCCTGGCGCAACGTCGCGCCACGGGACCTGCAGCAAGTGGAAGCGTGA
- a CDS encoding DNA-packaging protein produces MSGRLEQRAPDGDWRVWLLMGGRGSGKTRAGAEWVHGLATMPGLRPGLRIALVAETLGDAREVMIDGISGICRIARRNRPDFEASRKRLVWPNGTVAQIFSSEDPESLRGPQFDYAWADEVGKWRHPQETFDMLQFGLRLGADPRLLITTTPRPLPLLKALMAEPTTATRRIRTLDNADNLAPGFLEAMAGRYGGTRLGRQELDGEMIADRDDALWSRAAIEALTIRGALGEAGPLQRIVVAVDPPAGIGAMSCCGIVVAGLDRTGRAVVLADCSIEGASPAGWGAAVVRAYRRFDADRVVVEVNQGGEMVSAVLKGIDAGLPVSAVRATRGKWLRAEPIAALYEQGRVVHAGAFAALVDQMCDFGPDGLSNGRSPDRLDALVWALTALMLEGNGEPRVRRI; encoded by the coding sequence CTGAGCGGGCGGCTGGAGCAGAGGGCGCCGGATGGCGACTGGCGGGTGTGGCTGCTGATGGGCGGGCGCGGGTCGGGCAAGACGCGGGCCGGCGCCGAATGGGTGCACGGACTGGCGACAATGCCGGGCTTGCGGCCGGGCTTGCGGATTGCGCTGGTGGCGGAAACGCTGGGCGATGCGCGCGAGGTGATGATTGACGGAATTTCCGGGATTTGCCGGATTGCGCGGCGCAACCGGCCGGATTTTGAGGCCTCGCGGAAACGTCTGGTCTGGCCGAACGGAACGGTGGCGCAGATATTTTCCTCCGAGGACCCGGAAAGCCTGCGCGGGCCGCAATTCGACTATGCCTGGGCGGACGAGGTGGGAAAATGGCGTCATCCGCAGGAGACGTTCGACATGCTGCAGTTCGGTCTGCGGTTGGGTGCCGATCCGCGGCTCCTGATTACGACGACGCCGCGACCCTTGCCGCTTTTGAAGGCGCTGATGGCCGAGCCGACGACGGCGACTCGGCGTATTCGTACACTCGACAATGCTGACAATCTCGCGCCGGGGTTTCTTGAGGCGATGGCCGGGCGCTATGGCGGCACGCGGCTTGGCCGGCAGGAGCTGGACGGCGAAATGATCGCCGACCGGGACGATGCACTCTGGTCGCGCGCGGCGATAGAAGCATTGACGATACGCGGGGCGCTTGGCGAGGCCGGGCCGTTGCAACGGATCGTCGTGGCAGTCGATCCACCTGCGGGGATCGGAGCCATGTCCTGCTGCGGCATTGTCGTGGCGGGGCTTGACCGGACGGGGCGGGCGGTGGTGCTTGCCGATTGTTCCATCGAAGGGGCGAGCCCGGCTGGCTGGGGTGCCGCCGTGGTGCGCGCCTATCGCCGGTTCGATGCGGACCGGGTGGTGGTCGAGGTGAACCAGGGAGGCGAGATGGTTTCGGCGGTGCTGAAGGGGATCGACGCGGGATTGCCGGTCAGCGCTGTCCGGGCGACGCGGGGCAAGTGGCTGCGGGCGGAACCGATCGCAGCGCTCTATGAGCAGGGGCGGGTGGTGCACGCAGGTGCTTTTGCGGCTTTGGTCGATCAGATGTGCGATTTCGGGCCGGACGGGCTGTCGAACGGACGCTCGCCCGACAGGCTGGACGCGCTGGTCTGGGCGCTGACGGCGCTGATGCTGGAAGGAAACGGCGAGCCGCGGGTGCGGCGGATTTGA